Proteins found in one Butyricicoccus intestinisimiae genomic segment:
- the queA gene encoding tRNA preQ1(34) S-adenosylmethionine ribosyltransferase-isomerase QueA yields the protein MKTSDFYYDLPERLIAQTPLDKRDTSRMLALNKDTGAIEHRHFYNLPEYLRAGDTLVLNNSRVIPARLLGVREDTGYPIELVLLTDKGDGVWECLTRPGKKCRVGAKLSFGEGKLTATVEDILPDGGNRLIRFHYEGIFLEILEELGMMPLPPYIKEKLEDPERYQTVYSKTPGSAAAPTAGLHFTPELLQQIKDMGVNIAYVTLHVGLGTFRPVKVEDVSEHVMHSEFYMLDEENAAIINNTRKNGGRIFAVGTTATRTLETIAAEDGSVRPCSGWTNIFIYPGYQFKAIDCLVTNFHLPESTLMMLISAFASRDMIMSTYKVAVQEEYRFFSFGDSMLIYTNKEDNHV from the coding sequence ATGAAAACAAGCGATTTTTATTACGATTTACCAGAACGTCTGATTGCACAGACGCCGCTCGACAAGCGAGATACTTCTCGCATGCTGGCACTGAACAAGGACACCGGTGCCATTGAGCACCGACATTTTTACAATCTGCCGGAGTACTTGCGAGCTGGCGACACGCTGGTTCTCAACAACTCCCGTGTCATTCCGGCTCGTCTGCTGGGTGTCCGCGAGGACACCGGTTATCCGATTGAGCTGGTTCTGCTGACGGATAAGGGCGACGGTGTATGGGAATGTCTGACCCGTCCGGGCAAGAAATGCCGTGTCGGCGCCAAGCTGAGCTTTGGCGAAGGCAAGCTGACCGCCACCGTAGAGGATATTTTGCCGGACGGCGGCAACCGTCTCATTCGTTTCCATTACGAAGGCATCTTTTTGGAAATTCTCGAAGAACTGGGCATGATGCCGCTCCCGCCGTATATTAAGGAAAAGCTGGAAGATCCAGAACGCTATCAGACCGTCTACAGCAAGACGCCGGGTTCTGCCGCCGCACCAACTGCCGGTCTGCACTTCACACCGGAACTGCTCCAGCAAATCAAAGACATGGGTGTGAATATCGCCTATGTGACACTGCATGTCGGTCTGGGAACCTTCCGTCCGGTCAAGGTCGAGGATGTTTCCGAGCATGTGATGCATTCTGAATTTTATATGCTGGACGAGGAAAACGCAGCCATTATCAACAATACCCGCAAAAACGGCGGCCGTATTTTCGCTGTCGGCACGACAGCAACACGCACACTGGAAACCATTGCCGCAGAGGACGGTTCTGTTCGTCCGTGCTCCGGCTGGACCAATATCTTTATTTATCCGGGCTATCAGTTCAAAGCTATTGATTGCCTTGTGACCAATTTCCATCTGCCGGAAAGCACACTGATGATGCTGATTTCCGCTTTCGCATCGCGCGATATGATTATGAGCACATATAAAGTAGCTGTTCAGGAGGAATACCGTTTCTTTAGCTTCGGTGACTCCATGCTGATTTACACCAACAAGGAGGACAACCATGTTTAA
- a CDS encoding helix-turn-helix domain-containing protein, protein MQKKKEINIEVGHRIQLSRERAGYTQEQFAELIDVGVQHVSNIERGAVGISLTALKKTCEILGVSADYLLLGGSASEDGNVLLQQLRELPVEQGVLVERGISQMLSALELANDKRA, encoded by the coding sequence ATGCAGAAGAAAAAAGAGATCAATATAGAAGTAGGACACAGAATACAGCTGTCTCGTGAGCGTGCAGGGTATACGCAGGAACAATTTGCTGAATTAATAGATGTAGGTGTACAACACGTATCGAATATCGAGCGTGGGGCGGTCGGCATTTCCCTGACGGCGCTCAAAAAGACCTGCGAGATTTTAGGCGTATCCGCGGATTATCTGCTGCTCGGTGGGAGCGCGTCGGAGGACGGCAACGTGTTATTGCAGCAGCTGCGCGAGCTTCCCGTCGAACAGGGCGTGCTGGTCGAGCGCGGCATTTCGCAGATGCTGTCCGCGCTGGAGCTTGCCAACGACAAAAGAGCGTAG
- the asd gene encoding aspartate-semialdehyde dehydrogenase: protein MKNYKVGIIGATGMVGQRFVTLLANHPWFTITAIAASGRNKGKTYAEAVEGRWKMSTPMPESVKDMVLYDAENDAEEFVSKVDFTFCAVNMKKDVIRALEEKYAKLECPVVSNNSAHRFTKDVPMIIPEVNAEHVEIIPAQRKRLGTKRGFIAVKSNCSIQSYVPALTALQEFGIEKVAVCTYQAISGAGKTFETWPEMVDNVIPYIGGEEEKSEKEPMKVWGSVQGDEIVSAAEPVISAQCLRVPVSDGHTAAAFVKFKNKPTKEQILEAWANYSGRAQELNLPSAPKQFLHYFEEDDRPQARLDRNLEGGMAVSIGRLRDDVIFDYRFVSLSHNTLRGAAGGAVELAELLCAEGYMD, encoded by the coding sequence ATGAAGAATTACAAGGTCGGCATTATCGGCGCAACCGGTATGGTTGGTCAGCGCTTTGTGACCCTGCTCGCAAATCACCCGTGGTTCACCATTACCGCTATCGCTGCAAGCGGACGCAACAAGGGCAAGACCTATGCGGAAGCTGTAGAGGGTCGCTGGAAGATGAGCACGCCGATGCCGGAGAGCGTAAAGGACATGGTTCTGTACGACGCAGAAAACGACGCAGAGGAGTTTGTTTCCAAGGTTGATTTCACGTTCTGTGCAGTAAACATGAAGAAGGACGTCATCCGTGCACTGGAGGAAAAGTACGCAAAGCTGGAGTGCCCGGTTGTTTCCAACAACAGCGCACACCGCTTCACCAAGGACGTTCCGATGATTATTCCGGAAGTAAACGCTGAGCACGTCGAGATTATTCCGGCACAGCGCAAGCGTCTGGGCACCAAGCGTGGTTTCATCGCTGTTAAGTCCAACTGCTCGATCCAGTCCTATGTTCCGGCTCTGACCGCTCTGCAGGAATTTGGCATTGAGAAGGTCGCTGTCTGCACCTATCAGGCAATTTCCGGCGCCGGCAAGACCTTCGAGACTTGGCCGGAAATGGTAGACAACGTTATTCCGTACATCGGCGGCGAGGAAGAGAAGTCTGAGAAGGAGCCGATGAAGGTTTGGGGCTCCGTACAGGGCGACGAGATCGTATCCGCTGCTGAGCCGGTTATTTCCGCACAGTGCCTGCGCGTGCCGGTAAGCGACGGCCACACCGCTGCTGCGTTCGTCAAGTTTAAGAACAAGCCGACCAAGGAGCAGATTCTGGAAGCTTGGGCAAATTACAGCGGCCGTGCACAGGAGCTGAACCTGCCGAGCGCACCGAAGCAGTTCCTGCATTACTTTGAAGAGGATGACCGCCCGCAGGCTCGCCTTGACCGCAATCTGGAAGGCGGCATGGCTGTCTCTATCGGCCGTCTGCGCGACGACGTAATCTTTGATTATCGTTTTGTCAGCCTGTCCCACAACACCCTGCGCGGTGCCGCTGGCGGCGCTGTTGAGCTGGCAGAGCTGCTGTGCGCTGAGGGCTACATGGACTAA
- the dapA gene encoding 4-hydroxy-tetrahydrodipicolinate synthase produces MKKPIFTGANVAIVTPMTETGVNYPEFRRFIDDQIARGIDAITICGTTGEGSTLTDKEHKEAIQFCIDHVNGRVPVIAGTGSNDTRYAIELGKFASQAGADGLLTVTPYYNKTTQQGLIKHFYALADATPTPIVVYNVPSRTGMTIKPETYFELSKHPNINGAKEASGDFSLLAEAMRLCGDNLNFWSGNDDMIVPLMAMGGKGVISVLANVAPDVAHNIAQLCLDGKYAEAREMQIKYLDLINALFVEVNPIPVKMAVRMLGWDVGELRMPLCDMSAEHTEILRKAMTEAGYAPVK; encoded by the coding sequence ATGAAGAAGCCGATTTTTACCGGCGCTAACGTTGCTATTGTGACTCCGATGACGGAAACCGGTGTCAATTATCCGGAATTCCGCCGCTTCATTGATGACCAGATCGCTCGTGGTATTGATGCTATTACCATCTGCGGCACCACCGGTGAGGGCTCGACCCTGACCGACAAGGAGCACAAGGAAGCCATTCAGTTTTGTATCGACCATGTCAATGGCCGCGTTCCGGTTATCGCAGGTACCGGTTCCAATGACACGAGATATGCCATTGAGCTGGGCAAGTTTGCATCGCAGGCAGGTGCAGATGGTCTGCTGACCGTTACCCCGTATTACAACAAGACCACCCAGCAGGGTCTGATTAAGCATTTCTATGCGCTGGCTGATGCAACCCCGACTCCGATCGTTGTTTACAATGTACCGAGCCGTACCGGTATGACCATTAAGCCGGAGACCTATTTTGAGCTGTCCAAGCATCCGAACATCAACGGTGCAAAGGAAGCATCCGGTGATTTCTCCCTGCTGGCAGAGGCAATGCGCCTGTGCGGTGACAATCTGAACTTCTGGTCCGGCAACGATGATATGATCGTTCCGCTGATGGCTATGGGCGGCAAGGGCGTTATTTCCGTTCTGGCAAACGTAGCGCCGGACGTTGCGCACAACATTGCGCAGCTGTGTCTGGACGGCAAGTATGCGGAAGCTCGTGAGATGCAGATCAAGTATCTGGATCTGATTAACGCTTTGTTTGTAGAAGTAAACCCGATTCCGGTTAAGATGGCTGTTCGTATGCTGGGCTGGGATGTCGGCGAGCTGCGCATGCCGCTGTGCGACATGAGTGCAGAGCACACTGAGATTCTGCGCAAGGCCATGACCGAAGCAGGCTACGCACCGGTAAAGTAA
- the dapB gene encoding 4-hydroxy-tetrahydrodipicolinate reductase → MLKIGLCGCNGRMGKVITDIVSKKENMQIVAGFDAYTEKLADYPVYADPHEFTGACDVIIDFSNVSSLDMLLDYCVKTKTPVIFCTTGYDKEQLAKIREASAVIPVFRSGNMSIGINLMMDLLRKAATVLGDGYDVEITEKHHNQKLDAPSGTALMLADAVSEALPYDAEYVYDRHERRMKRPQNEIGIHSVRGGTIVGEHEVLFAGRDELIEIRHVALSREVFAVGAVDAAAFLGTQKQPGMYDMSDVIAAK, encoded by the coding sequence ATGTTGAAAATCGGACTTTGCGGCTGCAACGGCCGCATGGGCAAGGTCATTACGGATATTGTCTCCAAGAAAGAAAACATGCAGATTGTGGCAGGCTTTGATGCGTATACTGAGAAGCTGGCAGACTATCCGGTCTATGCAGACCCGCATGAGTTTACCGGCGCCTGTGACGTCATCATTGACTTTTCCAACGTTTCTTCGCTGGATATGCTGCTGGATTACTGTGTGAAAACCAAGACACCGGTTATTTTCTGCACAACTGGCTATGATAAGGAGCAGCTGGCGAAAATTCGAGAAGCATCTGCCGTCATTCCGGTATTCCGCTCCGGCAACATGTCCATCGGCATCAACTTGATGATGGATCTGCTGCGCAAGGCGGCAACGGTGCTGGGCGATGGCTACGATGTAGAAATTACTGAGAAGCATCACAACCAGAAGCTGGACGCCCCGTCCGGCACGGCGCTGATGCTGGCAGACGCTGTCAGCGAAGCACTGCCGTATGATGCAGAATATGTGTACGACCGTCACGAGCGCCGCATGAAGCGCCCGCAGAATGAAATCGGCATTCATTCGGTGCGCGGCGGCACGATTGTCGGCGAGCACGAAGTGCTGTTCGCAGGCCGCGATGAGCTGATTGAAATTCGTCACGTGGCACTGTCCCGTGAAGTGTTCGCAGTCGGCGCAGTAGATGCCGCTGCATTCTTGGGCACACAGAAGCAGCCGGGCATGTACGACATGTCGGATGTTATCGCTGCCAAGTAA
- the aspS gene encoding aspartate--tRNA ligase, which translates to MNTSNVYRNKTMNVITEADVGSTLRIAGWVENIRDHGGVSFIDLRDMYGTMQVVMRDTSLLKGINKEDCISVEGPIQHRDEETYNPKIPTGTIELEAHTVTMLGKVHRQLPFEIQTSKEIREDVRLKYRYLDLRNKKVKDNIVFRSQVISFLRQKMTDMGFLEIQTPILCASSPEGARDYVVPSRKFKGKFYALPQAPQQYKQLLMVSGFDKYFQIAPCFRDEDARADRSPGEFYQLDFEMSFATQEDVFRAGEEVLTATFEKFAPEGAAVTAAPYPVISYKQAMLEFGTDKPDLRNPLRIIDLSEFFSRCTFKPFIGKTVRAIKVHANMSKGFHEKLLKYAQSIGMGGLGYLQVKDDMSYKGPIDKFIPDDMKSEIAELAGLEAGDTIFFIADRESKAANYAGQLRNELGARLDLLEKNAYRFCFVNDFPMFEFDEEEKKIIFTHNPFSMPQGGLEALNTKDPTEILAYQYDIVCNGVELSSGAVRNHDLEIMVKAFEIAGYTEEDLKEKFGALYNAFQFGAPPHAGMAPGVDRMIMLLRNEENIREVIAFPMNGNAQDLMCGAPGEITEHQLREVHIKIRD; encoded by the coding sequence ATGAACACATCCAATGTTTATCGCAACAAGACAATGAATGTCATCACGGAAGCAGATGTCGGCTCCACCCTGCGCATCGCAGGCTGGGTAGAAAACATCCGTGACCACGGCGGTGTATCCTTCATCGACCTGCGCGACATGTACGGCACCATGCAGGTTGTTATGCGCGACACCTCCCTGCTCAAGGGCATCAACAAGGAGGACTGCATCTCCGTAGAAGGCCCGATTCAGCACCGCGATGAGGAAACCTACAACCCGAAGATTCCGACCGGCACCATCGAGCTGGAGGCACACACGGTTACCATGCTGGGCAAGGTGCACCGTCAGCTGCCGTTCGAAATTCAGACCTCGAAGGAAATCCGTGAGGATGTCCGTCTGAAGTATCGTTACCTCGACCTGCGCAACAAGAAGGTCAAGGACAACATTGTATTCCGCTCTCAGGTTATCTCGTTCCTGCGTCAGAAGATGACAGACATGGGCTTTTTGGAAATCCAGACCCCGATTCTGTGCGCTTCTTCTCCGGAAGGTGCGCGTGACTACGTGGTTCCGTCCCGTAAGTTCAAGGGCAAGTTCTACGCGCTTCCGCAGGCTCCGCAGCAGTACAAGCAGCTGCTGATGGTATCCGGTTTTGACAAGTACTTCCAGATCGCTCCGTGCTTCCGCGATGAGGACGCACGTGCTGACCGCTCTCCTGGCGAGTTCTATCAGCTGGACTTTGAGATGAGCTTTGCTACGCAGGAAGATGTTTTCCGTGCAGGCGAAGAGGTTCTGACCGCTACGTTTGAGAAGTTTGCTCCGGAAGGCGCTGCTGTCACCGCTGCTCCGTATCCGGTCATCAGCTACAAGCAGGCTATGCTGGAGTTTGGTACCGACAAGCCGGATCTGCGCAACCCGCTGCGCATCATTGACCTGTCCGAGTTCTTCTCCCGCTGCACCTTTAAGCCGTTCATCGGCAAGACGGTTCGTGCCATCAAGGTTCATGCGAACATGTCCAAGGGCTTCCATGAGAAGCTGCTGAAGTATGCACAGTCCATCGGTATGGGCGGTCTGGGCTACCTGCAGGTCAAGGACGACATGTCCTACAAGGGACCGATCGACAAGTTCATTCCGGACGACATGAAGTCTGAAATCGCAGAGCTGGCTGGTCTGGAAGCTGGCGACACCATCTTCTTTATCGCTGACCGCGAGAGCAAGGCAGCAAACTACGCAGGTCAGCTGCGCAATGAGCTGGGCGCTCGTCTGGATCTGCTCGAGAAGAACGCATATCGCTTCTGCTTCGTCAACGATTTCCCGATGTTCGAGTTTGATGAGGAAGAAAAGAAGATTATCTTCACCCACAACCCGTTCTCCATGCCGCAGGGCGGTCTGGAAGCGCTGAATACCAAGGATCCGACCGAGATTCTGGCATATCAGTATGATATTGTCTGCAACGGCGTGGAGCTGTCCTCCGGTGCTGTTCGTAACCACGATCTGGAAATCATGGTCAAGGCATTTGAGATTGCCGGCTACACCGAAGAAGATCTCAAGGAGAAGTTCGGCGCGCTGTACAATGCCTTCCAGTTTGGTGCACCTCCGCATGCAGGCATGGCACCGGGCGTTGACCGCATGATTATGCTGCTGCGCAACGAGGAGAACATCCGCGAGGTCATCGCATTCCCGATGAACGGCAACGCACAGGATTTGATGTGCGGCGCTCCGGGCGAAATCACCGAGCATCAGCTGCGCGAGGTTCACATCAAGATTCGCGACTGA
- a CDS encoding PHP domain-containing protein → MILSRADLHIHTLYSDGSDSTEQLLTTIRTNQITYFSVTDHDTIDGVLHMQSLDLTGLHFFPGVEFSCFTPYKKCHILGYCYDAACPTFQDVLLEGHDKRMQKLRLRLDYLKEKFGIVFSKQTQDSFYQMTSVGKPHLAKALIALGYGTTIQEVMDKYLTLRTPNDKVEAAKAIAAIRASGGTAVWAHPLGGEGERHLTPEEFTKQLDILLQCGLQGLECYYSRYNREEIDFLLQQARKHHLFISGGSDYHGVNKTISLCELNSFGAPVDSSQLSLLTYLRHQHAAPSKFPNGNRTVCAF, encoded by the coding sequence GTGATTTTGTCCCGTGCAGACCTGCATATTCACACGCTATATTCCGACGGTTCCGACTCGACGGAGCAGCTGCTGACAACCATTCGAACCAATCAAATCACCTATTTTTCTGTGACCGATCATGACACCATTGACGGCGTGCTGCACATGCAGTCATTGGATTTGACCGGTCTGCACTTTTTCCCCGGCGTAGAGTTTTCCTGCTTTACCCCGTATAAAAAATGTCATATTCTCGGATACTGCTATGACGCCGCATGCCCCACGTTTCAGGACGTCCTGCTCGAAGGACATGACAAGCGCATGCAAAAGCTCCGGCTCCGTTTGGACTACCTGAAAGAAAAATTCGGCATCGTTTTTTCCAAACAGACACAGGATTCCTTTTATCAAATGACCAGTGTGGGAAAACCGCACCTTGCCAAAGCGCTGATTGCGCTCGGCTACGGCACAACCATACAGGAGGTCATGGACAAGTATCTGACCCTGCGCACCCCGAACGACAAGGTAGAAGCCGCCAAAGCCATCGCAGCTATACGGGCATCCGGCGGAACCGCCGTTTGGGCGCACCCGCTCGGCGGCGAAGGCGAACGGCATCTGACACCGGAGGAGTTCACCAAACAGCTGGATATTCTGCTGCAATGCGGTCTGCAAGGTCTGGAATGCTATTATTCCCGCTACAATCGGGAGGAAATCGACTTTTTATTACAGCAGGCGCGCAAGCATCATCTGTTCATCAGCGGCGGCAGCGACTATCACGGCGTCAACAAGACCATCTCTCTGTGCGAGCTCAACAGCTTCGGCGCGCCCGTTGATTCGTCTCAGCTCAGCCTGCTCACCTATCTGCGTCATCAGCACGCCGCTCCATCAAAATTCCCAAACGGGAATCGCACAGTCTGTGCTTTTTGA